From a single Plutella xylostella chromosome 5, ilPluXylo3.1, whole genome shotgun sequence genomic region:
- the LOC105389189 gene encoding sphingomyelin phosphodiesterase isoform X1, protein MCEEDVHMPAPRVGILFLFHYTVMIIRIPWLLPLLLSTCTFTFTSGGPLFLERSNKPLIQWSPPTDNWNWTMEPRNQEPFFMPMNFNHTLPPSANDTELVAHMASLRRNFSRLLWESEKSSNLPLFVEKALNLLNLKQVYYEVEHSVMSKVSCTACKAGAGLLQHYIRLGKSKEEINKMIYQFCVSLNIQSVRVCEGITRLFGSEVVYVLKRITIGPNEICSFVIGDGCGDVYNPYHEWEVSFPPVPKPAVKLLEAPMEKTATFKVLQISDTHFDPYYAEGANAECNEPLCCRASSGPALTPGGGAGRWGDYRKCDTPKRTIDHMLKHIADTHTDIDYILWTGDLPPHDVWNQTKEENLKVLQETVAQMSDMFPGVPIFPALGNHESSPVNSFPPPYISSSESNIAWLYDELDAQWRRWLPAGVSHTVRRGAFYSVLVRPGFRIISLNMNYCNNKNWWLLLNSTDPATELQWLIYELQSAEFSGEKVHIIGHIPPGHSDCLKVWSRNYYAIINRYEATITAQFFGHTHFDEFEVFYDPNDLGRATSIAYVGPSVSPYYDLNLGYRIYYVDGDHDKTTRLVVDHETWIMNLKEANLFGYPIWYKLYSARSAYLMNSLRPQDWDKFIDDMTAKEDIFNLYYKHYWKNSPRRGSCDGECRKRLVCDARSGRSHDRRALCGHIEARIDGATPAPQTWRAWFYNGLSVSMSMLMQIPQVAYQIPKFVLGLG, encoded by the exons CCGCCCACCGACAACTGGAACTGGACGATGGAGCCGCGCAACCAGGAGCCCTTCTTCATGCCCATGAATTTCAACCACACGCTGCCGCCATCCGCCAACGACACCGAGCTCGTCGCTCACATGGCATCCCTACGCCGTAACTTCTCCCGACTTCTCTGGGAGAGTGAGAAGAGCAGCAACCTCCCACTCTTCGTAGAGAAAGCGCTGAATCTCCTCAATCTAAAACAAGTGTACTACGAGGTGGAACACTCGGTGATGTCCAAGGTGTCATGCACGGCATGCAAGGCGGGCGCCGGCCTGCTGCAGCACTACATCCGCCTGGGAAAGAGCAAGGAGGAGATCAACAAGATGATCTACCAGTTCTGCGTGTCGCTGAATATTCAGTCGGTGCGAGTGTGCGAAGGTATCACCAGGTTGTTTGGA AGTGAAGTGGTGTATGTGCTGAAGCGGATCACGATCGGACCGAACGAGATCTGCAGTTTTGTAATCGGCGACGGCTGCGGCGACGTGTATAACCCGTACCACGAGTGGGAGGTGTCCTTCCCGCCGGTGCCCAAGCCCGCTGTCAAACTCCTGGAGGCGCCCATGGAGAAAACTGCCACATTCAAAGTGCTGCAAATATCTGACACTCACTTCGACCCTTACTATGCGGAAG gtgCCAATGCGGAGTGTAACGAACCTCTTTGCTGCCGGGCGTCCAGCGGGCCCGCGCTGAccccgggcggcggcgccggccgCTGGGGCGACTACCGCAAGTGCGACACGCCTAAAAGAACCATCGACCACATGCTGAAGCACATCGCTGATACACACACc GACATAGACTACATCCTATGGACGGGCGACCTGCCGCCGCACGACGTGTGGAACCAGACCAAGGAGGAGAACCTCAAGGTGCTGCAGGAGACGGTCGCGCAGATGTCCGATATGTTCCCCGGAGTGCCCATCTTCCCCGCGCTCGGGAACCACGAGTCCTCTCCCGTCAATAG CTTCCCGCCGCCCTACATCTCGTCCTCCGAGTCCAACATCGCGTGGCTGTACGACGAGCTGGACGCGCAGTGGCGGCGCTGGCTGCCGGCCGGCGTGTCTCACACGGTGCGGCGGGGAGCGTTCTACTCCGTGCTGGTGCGCCCCGGGTTCCGCATCATCTCGCTCAACATGAACTACTGCAATAATAAGAACTG GTGGCTGCTGCTCAACAGCACGGATCCCGCAACCGAGCTGCAGTGGCTGATCTACGAGCTGCAGTCGGCCGAGTTCAGCGGGGAGAAGGTGCACATCATCGGCCACATCCCGCCCGGACACTCCGACTGCCTCAAGGTCTGGAGCCGCAACTACTACGCCATCATCAACCGCTACGAGGCCACCATCACCGCTCAGTTCTTCGGACACACGCATTTCGACGAGTTCGAGGTCTTCTATGACCCTAATGATCTTG GTCGAGCGACGAGTATAGCCTACGTCGGTCCATCGGTATCACCGTATTATGATTTGAATTTGGGTTATCGGATATACTACGTCGACGGAGATCACGACAAAACTACTCGC ttGGTAGTTGACCACGAGACCTGGATCATGAATCTGAAGGAGGCGAATCTGTTTGGCTACCCCATCTGGTACAAGCTGTACTCTGCGAGGTCCGCCTACCTCATGAACTCACTGCGGCCACAGGACTGGGATAAATTCATAGATGATATGACTGCCAAGGAAGATATTTTcaacttatattataa GCACTACTGGAAGAACAGTCCACGACGGGGCTCGTGCGACGGCGAGTGTCGCAAGCGGCTGGTGTGCGACGCTCGCTCGGGCCGCTCGCACGACCGCCGCGCGCTCTGTGGCCACATCGAGGCTCGCATCGACGGCGCCACGCCCGCGCCGCAGACCTGGCGAGCCTGGTTCTACAACGGACTCTCCGTCTC gatGTCAATGCTAATGCAGATACCCCAAGTGGCATATCAAATACCAAAGTTTGTGTTGGGGCTGGGGTGA
- the LOC105389189 gene encoding sphingomyelin phosphodiesterase isoform X2 — MIIRIPWLLPLLLSTCTFTFTSGGPLFLERSNKPLIQWSPPTDNWNWTMEPRNQEPFFMPMNFNHTLPPSANDTELVAHMASLRRNFSRLLWESEKSSNLPLFVEKALNLLNLKQVYYEVEHSVMSKVSCTACKAGAGLLQHYIRLGKSKEEINKMIYQFCVSLNIQSVRVCEGITRLFGSEVVYVLKRITIGPNEICSFVIGDGCGDVYNPYHEWEVSFPPVPKPAVKLLEAPMEKTATFKVLQISDTHFDPYYAEGANAECNEPLCCRASSGPALTPGGGAGRWGDYRKCDTPKRTIDHMLKHIADTHTDIDYILWTGDLPPHDVWNQTKEENLKVLQETVAQMSDMFPGVPIFPALGNHESSPVNSFPPPYISSSESNIAWLYDELDAQWRRWLPAGVSHTVRRGAFYSVLVRPGFRIISLNMNYCNNKNWWLLLNSTDPATELQWLIYELQSAEFSGEKVHIIGHIPPGHSDCLKVWSRNYYAIINRYEATITAQFFGHTHFDEFEVFYDPNDLGRATSIAYVGPSVSPYYDLNLGYRIYYVDGDHDKTTRLVVDHETWIMNLKEANLFGYPIWYKLYSARSAYLMNSLRPQDWDKFIDDMTAKEDIFNLYYKHYWKNSPRRGSCDGECRKRLVCDARSGRSHDRRALCGHIEARIDGATPAPQTWRAWFYNGLSVSMSMLMQIPQVAYQIPKFVLGLG; from the exons CCGCCCACCGACAACTGGAACTGGACGATGGAGCCGCGCAACCAGGAGCCCTTCTTCATGCCCATGAATTTCAACCACACGCTGCCGCCATCCGCCAACGACACCGAGCTCGTCGCTCACATGGCATCCCTACGCCGTAACTTCTCCCGACTTCTCTGGGAGAGTGAGAAGAGCAGCAACCTCCCACTCTTCGTAGAGAAAGCGCTGAATCTCCTCAATCTAAAACAAGTGTACTACGAGGTGGAACACTCGGTGATGTCCAAGGTGTCATGCACGGCATGCAAGGCGGGCGCCGGCCTGCTGCAGCACTACATCCGCCTGGGAAAGAGCAAGGAGGAGATCAACAAGATGATCTACCAGTTCTGCGTGTCGCTGAATATTCAGTCGGTGCGAGTGTGCGAAGGTATCACCAGGTTGTTTGGA AGTGAAGTGGTGTATGTGCTGAAGCGGATCACGATCGGACCGAACGAGATCTGCAGTTTTGTAATCGGCGACGGCTGCGGCGACGTGTATAACCCGTACCACGAGTGGGAGGTGTCCTTCCCGCCGGTGCCCAAGCCCGCTGTCAAACTCCTGGAGGCGCCCATGGAGAAAACTGCCACATTCAAAGTGCTGCAAATATCTGACACTCACTTCGACCCTTACTATGCGGAAG gtgCCAATGCGGAGTGTAACGAACCTCTTTGCTGCCGGGCGTCCAGCGGGCCCGCGCTGAccccgggcggcggcgccggccgCTGGGGCGACTACCGCAAGTGCGACACGCCTAAAAGAACCATCGACCACATGCTGAAGCACATCGCTGATACACACACc GACATAGACTACATCCTATGGACGGGCGACCTGCCGCCGCACGACGTGTGGAACCAGACCAAGGAGGAGAACCTCAAGGTGCTGCAGGAGACGGTCGCGCAGATGTCCGATATGTTCCCCGGAGTGCCCATCTTCCCCGCGCTCGGGAACCACGAGTCCTCTCCCGTCAATAG CTTCCCGCCGCCCTACATCTCGTCCTCCGAGTCCAACATCGCGTGGCTGTACGACGAGCTGGACGCGCAGTGGCGGCGCTGGCTGCCGGCCGGCGTGTCTCACACGGTGCGGCGGGGAGCGTTCTACTCCGTGCTGGTGCGCCCCGGGTTCCGCATCATCTCGCTCAACATGAACTACTGCAATAATAAGAACTG GTGGCTGCTGCTCAACAGCACGGATCCCGCAACCGAGCTGCAGTGGCTGATCTACGAGCTGCAGTCGGCCGAGTTCAGCGGGGAGAAGGTGCACATCATCGGCCACATCCCGCCCGGACACTCCGACTGCCTCAAGGTCTGGAGCCGCAACTACTACGCCATCATCAACCGCTACGAGGCCACCATCACCGCTCAGTTCTTCGGACACACGCATTTCGACGAGTTCGAGGTCTTCTATGACCCTAATGATCTTG GTCGAGCGACGAGTATAGCCTACGTCGGTCCATCGGTATCACCGTATTATGATTTGAATTTGGGTTATCGGATATACTACGTCGACGGAGATCACGACAAAACTACTCGC ttGGTAGTTGACCACGAGACCTGGATCATGAATCTGAAGGAGGCGAATCTGTTTGGCTACCCCATCTGGTACAAGCTGTACTCTGCGAGGTCCGCCTACCTCATGAACTCACTGCGGCCACAGGACTGGGATAAATTCATAGATGATATGACTGCCAAGGAAGATATTTTcaacttatattataa GCACTACTGGAAGAACAGTCCACGACGGGGCTCGTGCGACGGCGAGTGTCGCAAGCGGCTGGTGTGCGACGCTCGCTCGGGCCGCTCGCACGACCGCCGCGCGCTCTGTGGCCACATCGAGGCTCGCATCGACGGCGCCACGCCCGCGCCGCAGACCTGGCGAGCCTGGTTCTACAACGGACTCTCCGTCTC gatGTCAATGCTAATGCAGATACCCCAAGTGGCATATCAAATACCAAAGTTTGTGTTGGGGCTGGGGTGA
- the LOC105389161 gene encoding uncharacterized protein LOC105389161 — protein sequence MDDQPMMEPVTPAHYRNASYWRTDDSGYHTSFTPGSLECSEISNENLDPTLGKCYRNEDLEGSSSTGGGSGPRASRRGRRSRRPAHHYDTLLESPRRRGVKRTYQEDTDVTDTSLCSAPTPTSVIAGGIQRLKVNDSVLSPITSEYNNDCRSTHLYTLEATSYPLSYPTTPVKKICIAGVKTSPMSYADSLQSSPLRTINNLSCPPRRSAKKLHFANPVSCEAQITYKPKLLSKVVRTIFRPEQKVDIIKMLYHKVCTMPAINKILSYLSNEDIYNFSLVSPIWHQVCEENAKSKKREYVEFITNTKENHENRNKNRGNDVCKNVDSKGGSLKDIYNIVNSRIAKNSPTRSPPTTPKTRRFKTFTKSASLDSRIQLSCVRCRQPAKVTEEPSGEEWAQCSSLSCAYQFCRFCKCDRHPNKVCFRYDLDGPSPSKRKKKITAVGTKKSKKNLRRLLD from the exons ATGGATGATCAACCAATGATGGAACCTGTGACTCCCGCGCATTATCGAAATGCCAGTTATTGGAGAACAGACGACAGCGGTTACCACACTTCGTTTacacctggctctctagaATGCTCTGAAATATCAAACGAAAACCTTGACCCTACTTTGGGAAAATGCTACAGAAACGAAGATTTAGAGGGAAGCAGCAGCACAGGGGGCGGGAGTGGGCCCCGCGCGAGCCGCCGCGGCCGTCGCAGCCGGCGCCCAGCGCACCACTACGACACCCTGCTTGAGTCTCCCAGACGCCGTGGAGTCAAACGAACCTACCAGGAGGACACAGATGTTACTGACACTAGTCTATGCTCAGCCCCAACACCTACTAGTGTAATTGCTGGAGGAATACAAAGGCTGAAAGTAAATGATTCAGTCTTATCCCCAATCACTTCTGAATATAATAATGACTGTCGATCTACTCACTTGTATACACTTGAAGCTACATCTTACCCATTGTCCTACCCAACTACCCCTGTGAAGAAGATATGTATAGCTGGTGTTAAGACTAGTCCTATGAGCTATGCTGACAGTCTTCAGTCTAGTCCTCTAAGAACAATCAATAACTTAAGCTGCCCACCGAGGAGATCAGCCAAGAAGCTTCACTTTGCCAACCCAGTGTCCTGTGAAGCTCAGATTACTTACAAGCCCAAGCTCCTGTCAAAGGTGGTGAGAACTATATTCAGGCCGGAGCAAAAAGTTGACATTATAAAAATGCTTTACCATAAAGTGTGCACCATGCCGGCAATCAACAAGATATTGAGCTATTTGTCAAATGAAGACATTTACAACTTCAGTTTAGTCAGCCCCATTTGGCATCAAGTGTGTGAAGAAAATGCCAAGTCTAAGAAGAGAGAATATGTAGAGTTCATTACAAACACTAAAGAAAACCATGAgaacagaaacaaaaacagAGGAAATGATGTTTGTAAAAATGTAGACAGCAAAGGAGGGTCTCTAAAagatatttataacattgtaAATTCAAGGATTGCCAAGAACTCCCCCACAAGAAGCCCACCAACAACCCCCAAAACTAGAAGatttaaaacttttacaaag TCAGCATCTTTGGATTCTCGCATTCAGCTGTCCTGTGTCCGCTGCCGCCAGCCTGCCAAGGTGACTGAGGAGCCGTCGGGCGAGGAGTGGGCCCAGTGCAGCAGCCTCAGCTGTGCCTACCAGTTCTGCCGTTTCTGTAAGTGTGACCGACATCCCAACAAGGTATGCTTTCGGTATGATCTAGATGGGCCTAGTCCATctaagagaaagaaaaaaattacagcTGTTGGCACTaagaaaagtaaaaaaaacctacgTAGACTTCTTGACTAA